The Sorangiineae bacterium MSr11367 genome window below encodes:
- a CDS encoding sugar ABC transporter permease, producing MKRAGPSFEMRMMLPALLVLASLSLIPFVTLIVMSFSHVKLMGGIRFENAALENWHRLIEDADVRSSWVTSLVYFALTLGVEMASGIVFALVLHRVGRGRNLLLALAIVPMFMAPIVVGLLGRFLTDSTLGLYAWALRILGFEGDLLAGKTSALLTVIGMDVWEWTPLVALVTFAGLSAVPAPLVEAAAVDGAGYFQTLRYIVFPQIRRVLLVALLVRAMDAIRFFDIITITTNGGPADATKIIPVRLYETAFRFRELGYASVIGILMLAFSILMANAFVRVLGEKGLTR from the coding sequence ATGAAGCGCGCCGGCCCGAGCTTCGAAATGCGCATGATGTTGCCCGCGCTGCTCGTGCTCGCGTCGCTGTCGTTGATTCCATTCGTCACCTTGATTGTCATGAGTTTCAGCCACGTGAAGCTCATGGGCGGCATTCGTTTCGAGAACGCTGCGCTGGAGAATTGGCACCGTCTCATCGAGGACGCGGACGTCCGCTCGTCGTGGGTGACGAGCCTCGTGTACTTCGCGCTCACCCTCGGCGTCGAAATGGCCTCGGGCATCGTCTTCGCCTTGGTCCTGCACCGCGTGGGTCGAGGGCGCAATTTGCTCTTGGCCCTGGCCATCGTGCCCATGTTCATGGCACCCATCGTCGTGGGGCTCCTGGGCCGATTCCTCACCGATTCGACCCTGGGGCTCTACGCCTGGGCGCTGCGCATCCTGGGCTTCGAGGGCGATCTCCTCGCAGGAAAGACGTCGGCGCTTCTCACCGTGATTGGCATGGACGTCTGGGAGTGGACGCCGCTCGTGGCGCTGGTCACCTTCGCCGGCCTCTCCGCCGTACCGGCCCCGTTGGTCGAGGCGGCCGCGGTGGACGGTGCGGGCTATTTTCAGACCCTGCGCTACATCGTCTTTCCGCAGATTCGCCGGGTGCTTCTGGTCGCGCTGTTGGTGCGCGCCATGGATGCCATTCGCTTCTTCGACATCATCACCATCACCACCAACGGCGGCCCGGCGGACGCGACGAAAATCATCCCCGTCCGACTTTACGAAACGGCTTTTCGGTTTCGCGAGCTCGGCTACGCGTCGGTCATCGGCATTTTGATGCTCGCGTTCTCCATCTTGATGGCCAATGCCTTCGTGCGCGTTCTCGGCGAGAAAGGGCTCACCCGATGA
- a CDS encoding extracellular solute-binding protein — translation MDGSTPVSRRSLLHGMGALGALAYLPGCKGGSKESVGAATESVGDGWARYKGTTINFISENTPPSAAIAANLKPFEELTGIKVNISQMELTKLVEKVSLDFSSGQAGFHVIYADPYQVLAPFSEGLVDLTKFLDKKDFPALENGLSDFISTQLDAGGRFLDRQKLYALPYDTPTMIWHYRADLFEKHKDKMAHDLGFDPTPSIQLTWEQYYAIARWFDKNAKSEIPYGTGHQAKQHDALMCDFSNVLWAYGGDYFQAGPELGLVGTKKPGKSTLSGNEAIAAAEFYNKLLKLAHPGSRTWDWDGVASAFQAGQLAMCPNWHEFAASNEKALPGKVGYAPLPRGPKRSANIWGGTGVGINANASDKEQAAAWLFINWATSPATQFMTLASEKGGGTPTRRSVYARPDVEAAKKRPSQLPNILAAEAVNEAWKPENIGLRPKVATWNQLDTILFTQVSRMLAGEIKPDEAMRSSAEKFDVVNKV, via the coding sequence ATGGACGGCTCCACCCCTGTCTCGCGCCGCTCGCTGTTGCATGGCATGGGCGCTCTCGGTGCATTGGCTTACTTGCCGGGCTGCAAAGGCGGATCGAAGGAAAGCGTCGGTGCGGCGACCGAATCGGTGGGGGATGGGTGGGCCCGGTACAAAGGGACCACCATCAACTTCATCTCCGAGAATACGCCGCCGTCGGCGGCCATTGCGGCGAACCTGAAGCCGTTCGAGGAATTGACCGGCATCAAAGTCAATATCTCGCAAATGGAGCTCACCAAGCTCGTCGAAAAGGTGTCGCTCGATTTCTCCAGCGGGCAAGCGGGATTCCATGTCATCTACGCCGACCCGTACCAAGTGCTCGCGCCCTTTTCGGAGGGGTTGGTCGACCTGACGAAGTTTCTCGACAAAAAAGACTTCCCGGCGCTCGAAAATGGCCTTTCCGACTTCATCTCCACGCAGCTCGATGCGGGCGGGCGCTTTCTCGATCGGCAGAAGTTGTACGCGCTGCCGTACGACACGCCCACCATGATTTGGCATTATCGGGCCGATCTCTTCGAGAAGCACAAAGACAAAATGGCGCACGATCTCGGGTTCGACCCGACGCCGTCCATTCAGCTCACGTGGGAGCAGTATTATGCCATTGCGCGCTGGTTCGACAAGAATGCCAAATCCGAAATACCGTACGGTACCGGGCACCAGGCCAAGCAGCACGATGCACTGATGTGCGACTTCTCCAACGTGCTCTGGGCCTACGGCGGTGACTATTTCCAGGCCGGGCCCGAGCTCGGATTGGTCGGCACGAAGAAGCCGGGCAAATCGACCCTTTCGGGCAACGAAGCCATTGCCGCGGCCGAGTTTTACAACAAGCTTCTCAAGCTCGCGCACCCCGGCTCGCGCACGTGGGATTGGGACGGTGTGGCCAGCGCGTTTCAGGCCGGACAGCTGGCCATGTGCCCCAATTGGCACGAGTTTGCCGCGTCCAATGAAAAGGCGCTTCCCGGCAAGGTCGGGTATGCACCGCTCCCGCGCGGGCCGAAGCGCTCGGCGAACATCTGGGGCGGCACCGGCGTGGGCATCAATGCCAACGCTTCGGACAAGGAGCAGGCGGCCGCGTGGCTCTTCATCAACTGGGCCACGTCGCCGGCCACGCAGTTCATGACCTTGGCCAGCGAGAAAGGCGGCGGCACGCCGACCCGCCGCTCGGTGTATGCGCGGCCGGACGTGGAAGCGGCCAAAAAGCGCCCGTCGCAATTGCCCAACATCCTCGCCGCCGAGGCGGTGAACGAAGCGTGGAAGCCTGAAAATATCGGCCTGCGCCCCAAAGTGGCCACGTGGAACCAGCTCGATACCATTCTCTTCACCCAGGTGTCGCGCATGCTCGCCGGCGAGATCAAACCCGATGAAGCGATGCGGTCCTCGGCCGAGAAATTCGACGTGGTGAACAAGGTATGA
- a CDS encoding SMI1/KNR4 family protein, with the protein MSLERELVKELRYRVAVESAERARRWEVAIPGVALQSTIDAAERDLGFSIHPDLVELYTKVANGGFGPEYYLLGIGENGHPSDQKRTAEDEYHQFRNPDSESPSWFWPGRVLPIHHWGCAIYTCIDCDSEEGVLYRFDPNAVDDDWSIAWLVEGRTLDQWLRAWLDDEDLFECDQPFWTEARNRAVR; encoded by the coding sequence ATGTCACTCGAGCGCGAGCTGGTGAAAGAACTGCGTTATCGTGTCGCCGTCGAAAGTGCGGAGCGCGCGCGCCGGTGGGAAGTGGCCATTCCCGGGGTCGCGCTCCAGAGCACGATTGACGCGGCCGAGAGAGACTTGGGGTTCTCCATCCATCCCGACCTCGTCGAGCTCTACACCAAGGTGGCCAACGGAGGCTTCGGCCCCGAATATTACCTCCTCGGGATCGGTGAGAACGGTCACCCTTCCGATCAAAAACGTACCGCCGAAGACGAGTACCATCAATTTCGTAACCCGGACTCCGAGTCGCCGTCCTGGTTCTGGCCGGGACGCGTGCTCCCGATTCATCACTGGGGCTGCGCGATTTATACGTGCATCGATTGTGACTCCGAAGAGGGCGTGCTGTACCGATTCGATCCCAACGCAGTCGATGACGATTGGAGCATTGCCTGGCTCGTCGAAGGGCGAACCCTCGACCAATGGTTGCGAGCATGGCTCGACGACGAGGATCTGTTCGAGTGCGATCAGCCCTTCTGGACCGAGGCACGAAATCGCGCCGTGCGTTAG